In Chryseobacterium sp. C-71, the genomic window TCATCTAAATTAAAAATCGCTAATCTTAAACAAGAAAAAAGCGTGATAAAAAATCCTAAATATTTTATTTCGAATGGAAGTGTCATTCCAAAGAGTTCATTTCCGAAAGGTTCAAGCATTTTAAACATTGCCAAACCGGGAATCAATCCAAAGCTTACCATATCTGCCAAAGAATCGAGCTGAGTTCCCAAATTGGAATTCGCTTTCAAAGCTCTCGCTACAAATCCGTCGAAAAAATCGAGTATCAAAGACAAAATAATACAGATCGCAGTCGTCTGATAATCGCCAATAATCAAATGTACAGCTCCGACGCAGCCTGAAAATAAATTCCCGAGTGTGATGGCATTTGCGAGATTGTTCTTTATGAAATTCATGGAAGCAAAATTACATTTTTTAAAAATTTTAACCTTAATTAATATGAACTAAAAATTACAATACTGTGAATTTAACTTAAATTTGCATCTTGAAAATCGGCATGGAAAAATGATATTTCATAGCCTACGATTACATTTTGACCTTTAAAACATGATAGTATAAATGAAATTTTTTAAAGAATTTAGAAAACAAGAAGTCCTGATTTTATGTTACAGGATTTTTTTGGCTTTTATTTTTTATCAGTTTGCCAGATTTCTGTTTTGGTTTTTCAATAAAGATTTAATAAAAATAGATGGTGTAGCAGATTATCTCAGTCTCGCTTTTCATGGGATAGCGTTTGATCTTACGGCGATTTTGTATGTCAACTCACTGTTTATTTTGTTGAGTTTGATTCCGATTATAATTAATACAAAAAAAGTCTATCAGAAAGTTCTTTTCTGGCTGTATTTTATCACCAACGGAATTGCGTATTCGATGAATTTCGGAGATTTTATTTATTATAAATTTTCGCAGACAAGATTGACTTCTGCAGCTTTTCAGGTCGCAAAACATGAAACGAATATTTTAAAAGTATTTACAGTTTCCACAAAAGAACATCCGTTTGTGATTTTTTGGTTCATTGCATTGATGGCTTTGTGGGTTTTCCTTTATAAAAGATTTAAAATTCAGGAGAGAAAACCTTCAAAACTGATTCCTTATTTCATTCTTTCTGTGGTTACAATTTGCCTTTCTGCAGTTTTGATTGTTGGTGGAATTCGTGGAGATTTCAAACACAGTACAAGACCAATCAATCTGGTTGATGCCAACAAATTTGTGAAAACTCCGCTTCAGGGAAATGTCGTTCTGAACAGTACGTTCTCGTTTTTCAGAACCTTGGGGACTAATAATTTTAAAGAGGTTCATTTTGTGGATGAGAAATTTATCGACGAAAATATTCAGCCCTACAAAATTTACGACAGACAGGTTCAGGATAAGCCCAACGTTGTTATTTTTATTGTAGAATCTTTCGGGAGAGAATATTCAGGAGCATTTAATAAAGACAAAAACATTAAAGATTACGTTTCTTACACGCCTTTTATCGACAGTCTGGCGAATGAAAGTTTAATCTTTCCAAACACTTTTGCGAACGGAAGACAGTCGATTCACGGGATGAGCAGTATTCTAGCAGGAATTCCTAGTCTGACGGATGCTTTTACGAGTTCGCCATATTCTAATCAGAAAATTCAGTCGATTGTGTCAGTTTGTAACGATATGGGTTACGATACATCGTTTTATCACGGTGCTCCGAATGGTTCGATGGGATTTTTAGGCTTTGGAAATATTCTTGGGTTTAAACATTATTTCGGCAAAGACGAATACAATCACAATGAAGATTTCGACGGAATGTGGGCAATCTGGGACGAACCGTTCCTGCAATATTTTGCTAAAAATGTAGGAAAAACAAAACCTTTTATGGCAACAGTGTTTACCGCTTCATCACATCATCCATTTAAAATTCCTGAGAAATATAACGGCAAATTCAAAAAAGGAAATGTAGAAATGCATGAGCCAATGCAGTACACAGATTATTCAATTAAAAAGTATTTTGAAACTGCTAAAAAACAACCTTGGTTCAATAACACCATATTCGTTTTTACGGGAGATCATCCCAATCAGATTTATTATCCTGAATATGAAAAAGCGATGAACCGTTTTGCCGTGCCGTTGATTTTTTACTCACCCAACCCGAAATTTAATTTAAAAGGTGTGAATAATGAAGTGGCGCAACAGATTGATATTTATCCGACTTTAGCAGATTTAATAGGATATAATAAAAAAATAAGAAGCTGGGGAAGAAGTTTGTTAAGTGAGAAAAAATATCCTGCCCTGATTGTGAATTCAGACGGTTCTTCGGAGCAGTTTATCATTGGAAATTACATTTATCGTTTTGACGGAAAAGAAATCACCGGAATTTATGCTAAAAGTGATTTAGGATTTGAGAATAATTTAAACGATAAATTAAAAACTCCGGAAATCGAAAAAGGAAAACTCATCGCAAAAGCCTGGTATCAGGACTATATGAACAGAGTGATGAATAGAAAGCTGAATTGATTTTTTTTTAAACTGTTTAATTTTAAAAAATGGTCTCTCTATTGTAATGTATGCAAAGGATAATAAAAATTGTTGCCTATTTAAAATTTATTTCTATTTTTAACTAATCAACATTTAAACAATCTATAAATAAAATTAAACTTAATTATAATGAAAAAATTATTAGCAACATTTGTACTTTCTCTATTCAGTGTCATGTCGTTTGCACAAATCGAAGGAAAATGGAAAACAATTGATGACGAAACCGGAAAACCTAAATCTATTGTTGAAGTATTTAAAAAAAGCGACGGTAAATACTACGGTAAAATTGTACAGCTTTTGATAAAACCAGAAAACAATAACTGTGTAAAATGTAAAGATGATCGTAAAAACAAACCACTATTGGGCTTAGAAATCATCAGAGGACTGTCAAAAGATGGTAACGAATTTGGAGGCGGAACAATTACCAACCCAAAAGATGGTAAAAGTTATAAGACGGAAATAGTGAGAGAAGGCAACACGCTTAAAGTGAAGGCTCTTGTCATGGGAATTGCAATGAAAACTCAAACTTGGCATAAAGTCGATTAATCAGTTTAAAAGAATATTAATTATAGGGCAACTCAGCAATGAGTTGTCTTTTTTTATATAATTATCTGTAACGAAAAATAAAATTTTATACATATAAAGTATGAGTTCAGATTTGGAGAAAAAATTTATTGATGTTTTTAAAGAGAATCAAAGAATTGTACATAAAATATGTAGGATTTATACAAATAATTCTGAAGATCATGAAGATCTTTTTCAGGAAATAACGATACAACTGTGGAAATCTTACTCAGGTTTCAGAGGCGAATCTAAATTTTCTACCTGGATGTATCAGGTGGCTTTAAATACAGCAATGACATTATCTAAGAAACCTAAAAAACATCAATTCCAGCAAGTTGATGTCAATGTTGCGTCTTTAAAAATAAAAGAAGAAACTTATGAAGATGATGAATATAAACTCAAAGAAATGTATGAGCACATTTATATCTTATCTGATATTGAAAAAGCATTAATCATGATGTATCTTGACAATAAACCTTTTAAAGAAATAGGTGATATTTTGGGAATTACAGAAGGAAACGCAAGAGTGAAAATGAATAGGGCTAAGAATAATTTAAAATCAAAAATAAATGCAAAATAAGATGGATGAATTAGAACTTTTAAAAGAAGATTGGAGTAAAAACAAAAATGAATTTAAAAACTACTCTACAACAGAAATATATTCAATGATTAAAGAAAAATCTATTTCTGTTACCCAAAATTTACTTATAATTGGCTTGATAGAAGTGATTTTATGGTTTATAATTGGTTATATAGACAGTGAGTTTCCTTATTTAAGGATTGGATTATTTACTGTGTTTTTTATTTTAATTATTTATTCATTCAAAAAAATAAGGGTTAGTCAAAATTCTATTTCATTGATGAGGAATATTTTAAATTTAAGAAAAATGGTTTTGGGCTACGCCCTAATTTCATTTTTAGTGATTGTTGTAGGTAATATTATTAATTTTAAACATAATACACAGGATTTTATGGCAGGTTATCTAGATGGAAAAAGAAACGGAACTTTTAATGCAACCAATCCTGATTCTTTAACTCCTGGATTAATTAATTATATTGCTTTTGCAATTGCATTGATTATGGTTGTGTTTTTCTTGTATTGGATTTATAAAAATACCTATGGTAAAATTTTGGTTAATCTCAAAAACAATTATCAAGAATTAAACAAATCTTAATATCTTGAAGATTAATGAAAGCGTTTCTTCAATGAGTTGTCTTTTTTGTGACGTAAATAATAAATAATTACTATTTTTGTACTCTAAATTTTTCAAATAAATATGGCAGAATATACTTTTCGTGAAGTGATTGCGCAGGCAATGAGCGAGGAAATGCGTAAAGACGAATCCATTTTTCTAATGGGAGAAGAAGTAGCAGAATATAACGGTGCATACAAAGCTTCTAAAGGAATGTTGGACGAGTTTGGTGCTAAACGTGTAATCGATACACCTATTGCAGAACTTGGTTTTACAGGTATCGCCGTGGGTGCTGCAATGAATGGTAACAGACCAATTGTAGAATATATGACGTTCAACTTTGCCCTTGTTGGGATCGATCAGATCATCAACAACGCGGCAAAAATCCGTCAGATGAGTGGTGGCCAGTGGAACTGTCCGATTGTTTTCCGTGGCCCTACAGCTTCTGCAGGTCAGTTGGGGGCAACGCACTCTCAGGCATTTGAAAACTGGTATGCAAACATTCCTGGTCTTAAAGTAGTAGTTCCTTCGAATCCTTATGATGCGAAAGGATTATTAAAAACTGCAATTCAGGATAACGATCCGGTAATTTTCATGGAATCTGAGCAGATGTACGGAGACAAAATGGAAATTCCTGAAGAAGAATATTATTTACCAATAGGAAAAGCTGAAATAAAAAGAGAAGGTACAGATGTAACTTTGGTTTCTTTCGGAAAAATCATGAAATTAGCCATTCAGGCCGCTGAAGATATGGCTAAAGAAGGTATTTCTGTTGAAGTAATCGACTTAAGAACGGTTCGTCCTTTAGATTTCGATACTGTTTTAGCTTCAGTGAAGAAAACAAACAGATTGGTTATTTTAGAAGAAGCTTGGCCATTTGGTTCTGTATCTTCAGAGATCACTTATATGGTACAGCAAAAAGCATTTGATTATCTAGATGCTCCAATTAAGAGAATTACGACTCCGGATGCTCCTGCACCTTATTCAGCAGCATTATTTGCGGATTGGTTCCCGAAACTTGAAAAAGTAAAAGAAGAAATCAAAAAAGCAATGTACGTTAAGTCATAGAAAAAAACTTCCGAAAGGAAGTTTTTTCATTTATACAATGCATCACTATTTGAGCTGAGGGTCATAAATTTAGTATACATTTGCGCTTTCAAAAAATAATTAGCTGACATGGCAGAAGTTACAGAAGGAGGTCATCATATAGACCTTAAAAAACTTTCATTTGTGGGAGTTCTTGTTTCACTCGGAATTGTTTTCGGTGATATTGGTACCTCACCGCTTTACGTAATGAAAGCGATTGTGAGTGCGAGAGAAGCAGGGGCAACGATGCCTTTTGACCAATATATAGAAGGTGCTTTATCGTGCATTATCTGGACTTTAACACTTCAAACCACACTAAAATATGTAATCATTGCGCTTCGTGCAGATAATAAAGGTGAAGGTGGTATTTTAG contains:
- a CDS encoding phosphatidylcholine/phosphatidylserine synthase, translated to MNFIKNNLANAITLGNLFSGCVGAVHLIIGDYQTTAICIILSLILDFFDGFVARALKANSNLGTQLDSLADMVSFGLIPGLAMFKMLEPFGNELFGMTLPFEIKYLGFFITLFSCLRLAIFNLDEDQKYYFKGLNTPSNTILIFGLYYAFKETQNFSFLFENGIYLLILTAISSWILISPIKMIAMKFKSMKLQDNYPKLALLIGAVLILIIFKTAGIPLMILYYILISLIFQKHLK
- a CDS encoding LTA synthase family protein; the protein is MKFFKEFRKQEVLILCYRIFLAFIFYQFARFLFWFFNKDLIKIDGVADYLSLAFHGIAFDLTAILYVNSLFILLSLIPIIINTKKVYQKVLFWLYFITNGIAYSMNFGDFIYYKFSQTRLTSAAFQVAKHETNILKVFTVSTKEHPFVIFWFIALMALWVFLYKRFKIQERKPSKLIPYFILSVVTICLSAVLIVGGIRGDFKHSTRPINLVDANKFVKTPLQGNVVLNSTFSFFRTLGTNNFKEVHFVDEKFIDENIQPYKIYDRQVQDKPNVVIFIVESFGREYSGAFNKDKNIKDYVSYTPFIDSLANESLIFPNTFANGRQSIHGMSSILAGIPSLTDAFTSSPYSNQKIQSIVSVCNDMGYDTSFYHGAPNGSMGFLGFGNILGFKHYFGKDEYNHNEDFDGMWAIWDEPFLQYFAKNVGKTKPFMATVFTASSHHPFKIPEKYNGKFKKGNVEMHEPMQYTDYSIKKYFETAKKQPWFNNTIFVFTGDHPNQIYYPEYEKAMNRFAVPLIFYSPNPKFNLKGVNNEVAQQIDIYPTLADLIGYNKKIRSWGRSLLSEKKYPALIVNSDGSSEQFIIGNYIYRFDGKEITGIYAKSDLGFENNLNDKLKTPEIEKGKLIAKAWYQDYMNRVMNRKLN
- a CDS encoding DUF2147 domain-containing protein codes for the protein MKKLLATFVLSLFSVMSFAQIEGKWKTIDDETGKPKSIVEVFKKSDGKYYGKIVQLLIKPENNNCVKCKDDRKNKPLLGLEIIRGLSKDGNEFGGGTITNPKDGKSYKTEIVREGNTLKVKALVMGIAMKTQTWHKVD
- a CDS encoding RNA polymerase sigma factor, whose protein sequence is MSSDLEKKFIDVFKENQRIVHKICRIYTNNSEDHEDLFQEITIQLWKSYSGFRGESKFSTWMYQVALNTAMTLSKKPKKHQFQQVDVNVASLKIKEETYEDDEYKLKEMYEHIYILSDIEKALIMMYLDNKPFKEIGDILGITEGNARVKMNRAKNNLKSKINAK
- a CDS encoding pyruvate dehydrogenase complex E1 component subunit beta, producing the protein MAEYTFREVIAQAMSEEMRKDESIFLMGEEVAEYNGAYKASKGMLDEFGAKRVIDTPIAELGFTGIAVGAAMNGNRPIVEYMTFNFALVGIDQIINNAAKIRQMSGGQWNCPIVFRGPTASAGQLGATHSQAFENWYANIPGLKVVVPSNPYDAKGLLKTAIQDNDPVIFMESEQMYGDKMEIPEEEYYLPIGKAEIKREGTDVTLVSFGKIMKLAIQAAEDMAKEGISVEVIDLRTVRPLDFDTVLASVKKTNRLVILEEAWPFGSVSSEITYMVQQKAFDYLDAPIKRITTPDAPAPYSAALFADWFPKLEKVKEEIKKAMYVKS